The Haematobia irritans isolate KBUSLIRL chromosome 1, ASM5000362v1, whole genome shotgun sequence DNA segment ttttattatatttatatgtagCTTCAGCAGTGAAAGcaactaaaaattaatatttcataaaaaaagacAACGATTAGagccaaaataaaattgtacccaTTTTTTACTCTGTCAAGTAAAAATCTGGCCATTTTGGGATTGGACCACATCCATGATTTTAGGATAACGATCCTAAACACAAATCGCATATTGTTTGTATTTGGCTTCTTTATAACTGCGGCGAAGTTATTGATACATCAGCACAAACAAGACGAAGAAGAAGGTGGCTAAACTGCAACCCATAAATATTACATCTCTTAAAACAGCAACCGTAAAAGAATGAAGAATGAAAAAGCGATTGCAATGCATTCTAGATGCAAAGTGTGGCTataccaaatactaaaaaaggtaaaaaatgattttaatatattgattttagaaaatattacctctgttttttgtttctttttgttaaAAGTAATTCTGTACTCAGTAAAaataggtaaaatttttatattggctCTATTCTTTATGagatgtttattttttaatttctacactgttagaaaaatatgtttttcatatgttccgatataaacaaaatttgtttcgggcacaatttttaaacacaatatatttaagtgcaaacatgtaatgttcctaaactaactctaaatgtttgggacacatatgttagtatgttagaatatattatgtttggggcatgaatgtttcataaaaataatatgtgtgaatgtaaacatatatatgttgtgatttttgattcagagagcgacagagagatagtatagagaaagatatAGTGATGGaacccgggagggttgacgaaagatatcaacataacacagcgagagaatcaaaagagaacaacttGTGTTTTATGACaagtccaaaaatttgatatgcttaagtctaaatattatttaattagaatattagaatgagtattcggagtaaagagaatagtcatttgaaaaaaaaaaaataaaacagcctgtgttttcgccttgagagcattcattataaaaatttaatatagtataaatataaatgtgtaaattaaaaaaaaattggtgtacggtcggagcagggttgaacccacgaccctttgcatgaaaggcggacatgctaaccattgctccacgtggcaaacaaatgtatgtttctgttaaataatgttttgtttgcatcggctcgtgggcgctgcagactatgctacataaatataacttataacgataattgtctattgatggccataacagcacgtagcccagtggatagtgtgatggcttacaaactgtatggtcctcggttcgattctccgtccaggagaatggtaaaattttgaaatatttgtaaaattgaataatttcttcaacattatttgtattacagaaaaaggtgccaagaactaaaaaatttcgtggaaatgaaaattatgtgagggaatgagcacaatcttctttggggagaattcttccaaccatataatatttttgggctcaaaatgcttctaaacatacaatatgtttacataaaacaaacatattaatgtttcggcagtatccaataatatatatgcttcctgcaaaatatgtttggaacatatgttagagaagcgattttttttgagggtgtaccatTGCTGAAGctacatataaatataataaaacgaaaaaaaataagttaaacaaatacaaataaaataaaaatacaaatgtgttttttactgactacggagttaaaaatacttatttatttaagttGTGAAAAGTCATTATTGACATACTATATATGTTAATTTAGAAATGTCGTATAAGAAATTATGTGTTTAGAAATGTTAGAGAGAGAGGCAGAAAGTACGGAGAAAGATATAAAAATGGCGACAGAGTTTACGAACGACTTTAATTTAACACAATGAGAGAATCAATTGATTGTTGGTCTAcaggaaacaacatttttacagacattttttgcaaattcaaactcaatttttcaaattcgaattacgAAACTTTCAttgacaagtgaaaaaactaattGTGTCTAATAAAGTTTCttcaatttaatgaaatatttctaaaattaaccttttCTACTTGCATTATGGACAAAGTATTTGACTCAACTGAAACATATGATTTCGTACCATAGGCGATTTTTTAGAAAACTCCACATAATGAAACACTTGATTCTAGTTTTTTTAATCATTCCTCCTTGTATCTCAAAACTtacctataccaaatttaataACCCCCATCTTACTTATAATAAAGAGATGAACAGACGGATATTCTGAGATAGATCAAATCACAATATAATGGTGAGTCGATTAGTAGGACCCTGAGTTTGTGAACAAATAGTGTGGTGCTGATGATTGCTTTAGCCTGACATTACCCTTAACCAATTTCTTCTTTGATTGTGTAGTATAAacataagaaaattacattaatatctcataattttcttcttaatctctttatttttagataaaaaaattaatgggcAGCTTGTTCTTGACGTTTCTTAATGTATGCCTTGACCTTGTTACCAACTTCACTGTCCATCAAGCACTTGTGAACATCATAGACATGTACATCATTAGCCTTATCACCCTTGGGGTTGTTGCTAATACAATCTTCGGCCAATTTCTTGACATCTTCTTCGCTCATGTCCATTTTGAATTGTTTAGCAATGCGATCAGCATGATAGCCTTCATGGGGGCAGAAGACATCCATTTTCTCAGAAGTGCACATAAGGTATTTACGAACAGCTTCTTCGTTGgggaaatcgaaatttttcatGTGATTCATTTGTTCCTCGGTGAGGGGATGTTCTGTTAAGCAGGCAGCACGAATGGTTTTGATTTCATCGGCAGTTTTGGGTGCCCAGTCATCGGCATAGACCTAAGGTGGAGAGAAAAATAAGGTGACTGTGATTAATACattattagaaaatattgcgTGAACGGAAaccttcacaaaaaatcaaaactgaatgttcacgattttgtccacgggcgttaacgatttcatgaacggcattcgtttttctttggccatgaaaagtcttaaaataatcgttagacgtttttatggcaactccgccgttggtgcaatgtgctaaggtgactgttaacgcgtatggtgcaggcaACACAGGCTCAGGACAGGAGTCACGGAAGcggaaactttttttattttgtttataaattcgtaaccattacgttttcagaccaTGAAcattggttgttgttttgacaaggtatggtgtcatttttacgttgtcagattgaccccgtctATTCTCAGTttaacaacacatgtgtgttgattcacctttatgaacggatcgtttcgaaatgaccacgccgttcatcattttttctatgggtgtataaactaaagcagaacaaaattttcgtattaTCCCCACAAAATATTAACAATGAACTACTGCACGATGTCATGATTTccaatgtttgtttttaatctttactctttaaggccggtatgcacctctagcgaaattttcggtagcaaaaatgtatttaagtctacaacaaaaaaaaaaaacagggctgtgtacacaaattttaaaccagctaatcgcttttaaaaattgttaatatatgttccaaatattcctcaaataaattgtttattatttacagaccttttaaaacttttacgcacacaaggattgtaataaattaaatgtttgctgccaaaatatgcttttgacaaccctgttattttcattagaggtgcgtaccagcttacgaaattgaacgctaccgaaaatttcgttagcataaatatcaatgcatttcttatgggaatgaaatttttcgctagaggtgcataccggcctttattaAATGTTCTTTTATGGGAAAGTGTAATTTCGTCAATGACCGTTAAAAAGAACGCTGCATGTTCTTTGTTTTAACAAAGTATTGTAGAAATCTCAAAAAGCAGGGgaatttttcctaaaaaaacatttacttttttctgtgtctaTGAAGCTAATTTATATGTGGTGTAAATATTATGACCAAAAGtgaaggttgcgtaatctttcacctcacgataatatttttgcaGTGTACCCACAGAATGAAGACGTCACATTTTCGTCGTTTTTCTAAGTTTTTATCTCCGGCGGAGGCAGCTTAACATTTGAGCTGATAGAGTTTGGTTTTGGTTTCAAAGTACATTGAAATAGATTTCACGATGCTATTAAAATTAGTAGTATAACTAATCGCAATATTTGCTATGAGAGTCGTAAAACACAGATTGCAGTCTTAAGAGTCGTAAAACACAGATTGCAGTAATGTAGCAATTTTATTGATTActtgtaattattattattattattttttttttttggaaattaattAGGAAAAATAGAGGCAGATCCATTGAAAGTATTCAGCATAGTCAAGTCACAACGCAGATAATTCCAATTGTGTCCCCATTTTTTGACTGTCAAactattctgtttttttttttttttaattatatatttttcacttaCACAAGCGGCAATAGCCAATAAAGCCAAaaagaatttcattttgtttgcaGGTTCTTGTTACTTTCACTCTAAGCTATGTTGAGATGCAAGGTTCCCAATCAACTGATCTTTATAGGAATTGAGTTAGTCTATATATGTGGATTGATTTTGAGCGCTGCAAAAAAGAGGAACAGTATTTTTCCTAAGCCATATCCCATAAGCACTTTCAGTTTCTGGAGAACGCAGCAGCAGCGTCCAATATGCTGATAACACTGAGATTGAGATTTGAACCTTTCATATATGAGTGCCAATACACAAACTGACAACCATTGTCTGCTCGTGAAGACACTGACGGTGATAAGTCGATTTTAGTGCACATAGGTCCCAAAGTATGTACTTATTTGCATTGGTCTTTGGTTTCTTGGGATTCatctatatgtgtgtgtgtgtgtttttctaATGTGAGATTTATCAACCTAAACGCTAGGTCGTATGACAATAATCTATGATCTTTTGTTTTTCAAGCCACAAACTATTAAAAGATAAGCTTGAAGCAAGCAAATACATATAACCTGGACTATGACAAAGCAGTTTTTCTTGGGTAACAGATAAAAGAAGCAACTATTTAATTAGTCTGGGAGGGGAAAAACAAacttacatttttgaaaatttgtgttacGAGTGTGTTTGAAATGTTATGACATATAGATGGTGCTATGTTAATGTAAACAagtatttaaggtgggtatttaagTTCGGCcgtccgaatcttaaatacccaccactatgaatcaaatataatagtttcaaatttcaggggggtttgatgacagatattctctcaagcagagcagttcaaccagtacacttcccgaagataaattgaatgtttttacctatgaagactatatctgattctggatttgtatgagttttagaggaataattaccatctcttgtaagtgtgcaagaaattaatgaaataacgccttgatttgaaatctaaaatctgtagatttttaccccaattatttaaatgattacgagaagcaaaatatggaaatttacattgagtttcaagcaattttcataacactcaaaaaaaagtaaactctctattttactaaagccaatttaattttattttagttcatggaattattatgattGGAGAAAGttacctttactctaataattttttgtgtacgttagttaaattaattaaaaccgaggaaaaaaatatactcaaatgaagcataaagattaactaaattcgtgtcttccacaaaatagttcagaatttctttaaatttgtaaattttaccaaaaaaagcgtccatcatgaacttcgtatgtcactaaagacattcttgcaatttagaactccaagtttttccttcaaactacaaaattttctttaacaagtgaaaaaacttagttatgtctaataaattttcttgaatttgtcgaaaaatatttacttatttttactacatcggcgtgatgccaacgtttgtaatactgtttagttaaaattttctacaaatattaaaaattttctaaaattaaccgaaagttttcttcctggtgggttcactgttttttcagtgaatcaGTGCACATTCTGTACCCTCTAGATCtgaaatctgtctatatggaggccttaccaaatcgaccgataaaactaaatcatatacacatttttgtgggtctataccaaaacatggtggctataccaaaacatggtccgatactcacgattttcggcacacctctttatagtcctagaattcctctagatatccaatttcagccaaattgggtaataattacggattctagaagcccaagaagtaaaatcgggagatcggtctatatgggggctataccaaaacatggtccgataatcaccattttcggcacacctctttatagtcctagaattcctctagatatccaatttcagccaaattgggtaATAattacggattatagaagcccatgaagtaaaatcgggagatcggtctatatggaactataccaaaacatggtccgatactcaccattttcggcacacctctttatggtcctagaatacctctagaaatccaatttcaggcaaattggataaaaactacggattctagaagaccaagaccacaaatcgggcgatcggtttatatgggagctatatcaaaacctggaccgatatagcccattttcgaacttggcctgcgtgcagacaaagacgattctgtgccaaatttctccctgatcaagactatatattatttatatagtcggaaatcgatatttcgatgtgttacaaacggaatgacaaacttattaacaGCTTGGCTGATAAGGCCCCAAGTTAACagcttggctgataagtccccagtttgacacatagatggcgtcgctagtattaaatacgtattcccttcaaatgattcgtgtcaaaatttgacgtctataagtcaattagtttgtgagatagagcgtcttttgtgaagcaacttttgttattgtgaaaaaaatggaaaaaaggaatttcgtgttttgataaaatactgttttctgaagggaaaaaatacggttggagcaaaaacttgactcaaaagtccgctgacaaagtaatggcctctgtttgttgggatgcgcatggaataatttttatcgattatcttgagaagggaaaaaccatcaacagtgactattatatggcgttattggagcgtttgaaggtcgaaatcgcggcaaaacggccccatatgaagaagaaaaaagtgtagtTCCACCAagtcaacgcaccgtgccacaagtcattgagaacggtggcaaaaattcatgaattgggcttcgaattgcttccccacccaccgtattctccatatctggcccccagcgactttttcatgttctaagacctcaaaaggatgctcgcagaaaaaatttgactgcaatgaagaggtgatcgccgaaactgaggcctattttgaggcaaaaccgaagaagtactaccaaaatggtatcaaaaaattggaaggtcgttataatcgttgtatcgctcttgaagggaactatgttgaataataaaaacgaattttgacaaattttctttgttagaccggggacttatcagccaacctgacaTAACTCGCTTTGTTTTCATATTTGTAACACAAAAAACCTGATTTGCCtgcaattgaaaatctagaggtattttaggactataaagaggtgtgtagaaaatggtccgtatcggtccatgttttggtatagcccccatatagaccgatctcccgattttgcttcttggacgtctagaaactgtattttctatccgatttgcctgaaattaaaaatcttgaggtattttatgaccataaagaggtgtgtcgaaaatggtctgtatcggtccatgttttggtatagcccccatatagaccgatctcccgatttttattttagggcttctagagttcgtagttttcacccaattcatCTGAAAGTGgatttctagaggtatttgaggaacattaagaggtggtgtgtattgaccatgttttggtatagcccccatatagacctaactccagaATTTATTGCTAGGAATCCGGCtgatcacaaataggtcagccgaatatggtgtgtgtcgacccatgttttagtctagcctccacatagaccgatctccagacttatctccttgggcttctagaaaccgtagtttttatccgatttgcacaaaaatttaaatatactggaattttagaccctcaaaaatctgtatcccatttatttttatcggtccatttggcaaaGCATCGATaaagaccgatttaacttcttgagggtacacccaaaaaaaactattttcctccggaatgaaattttagacaaacgaaattcccctttggtataaagtattttcgtttggaGCAAACTAatacgaatttttgataagcgattcaacgattgtctctaaaatttgtgtcaaaagaaacctTTGCTTGTCTAGAATTCCGTTCCTCAGAAAaagaaacacttctttcagggtatagcaggcgcactgatcatgaaaattatttgaaactaaaattaaaatttccagattttactcatcgtaatcatttaaataatggcggaaaaaatctacagatttaagatttaaaatcaaggcgttatatcatcatatacacgatatgtttatgatttctttaaaactcaaaaaaaatggttctcataaatccagaatatgatctggacttcataggtagaatctttaaatttttttctccgggaagcgtactggttgaactgatttgtttgggaagcgtactggttgaactgatttgcttggg contains these protein-coding regions:
- the LOC142223004 gene encoding odorant-binding protein 22-like; amino-acid sequence: MKFFLALLAIAACVYADDWAPKTADEIKTIRAACLTEHPLTEEQMNHMKNFDFPNEEAVRKYLMCTSEKMDVFCPHEGYHADRIAKQFKMDMSEEDVKKLAEDCISNNPKGDKANDVHVYDVHKCLMDSEVGNKVKAYIKKRQEQAAH